The following DNA comes from Henckelia pumila isolate YLH828 unplaced genomic scaffold, ASM3356847v2 CTG_461:::fragment_3, whole genome shotgun sequence.
GCACTATAATGCCTATGCCAGATATTCACGATAAAATGCCTAAAAGGTCGTTTTTGCCTCGGATGATAGTGTCCAAATTACCCTTTTCGACCTCGAAGTTAAAGGCTTTTCAATGCAAATGAGGACTCCGGTGTCGTGCACATGATGATCGAGTCGTTGAAAGATTGCGAGAGGGAGCCGAGCCCCGGCGAGGTCAAGCGATGCGTGGCGTCGATCGAAGATATGATCGACTTTGCCACGTTCGTGTTAGGACGGGACGTGACGGTCCGATCCACGGAGAGCATCCAAGGGTCCAAAGGTGATATAATGATCGGAGAAGTCAAAGGAATCAACGGCGGAAAAGTAACCAAATCGGTATCATGTCATCAAAGCCTTTACCCCTACATGATCTACTATTGTCATTCGGTTCCAAAAGTCCGGGTCTACCAAGCAGATATCCTCGACCCAAAATCCGGGGCTAAAATCAACCACGGTGTAGCCCTTTGTCATTTGGATACTTCATCATGGAGCCCGGGTCATGGAGCCTTCATCGCATTGGGATCCGAACCCGGTAAGATTGAGGTGTGTCATTGGATCTTTCAGAATGATATGACCTGGACGACGGCAGATTGAGATCCAACTCGATCCGATCCTAGAGCCAGCCTTTTAAGTGAAACCAATTGTGCTGCCAAAAACGAGTGTGCTAGTGTGACCTTGTTATATATTGAACTCAATAATGTCACAAATGTTAAGAACAATATTTATGTGATAAGTTTAAATATGTGGGAATGAATAAATATGCTTGTTTATTGTTCATCTTTTTTCCCCTTCTTATACATAATTTTGCTGTACCGATTTCGACATCCAACTAATAAAATCAGTAATGAATAGTGACAGGTCATGAATTTGATTTGTTAGCCTGACAAATTGCAGCTAAGTAGAGGTGTATATTCATGTCCCTAAGAGCCAATGGTCCCTGATTCTCAACTCACCAAAAATCCATTGATATTCACGTTGAATTATATTATTCAGTTGAAATCTTTACCACAAGTCTAGTTTTTTTTCCCCTTCGAAGATTCAAAATGTGTGATAAAGACTTTCCAAAAATTAAAGGGTATAACCACTAAATCATATAATTGGAAGGGGAGTTCAAAAGTCacaaattaaatcaaaatgtTATACAAGTAAACTCGAGCATCTTgattaggggtgcaaacgaatcgaatcgagccgaataatggtaaaattttaaggctcgaattcggttcgataagagtatattcgagttcgagctcgattcgaagttcgattatttcaaatattttggctcgagctcggctcgaaatgaagttcgagttcgagttcggctcgaaatattcaacctattcgtgaactattcggatattatggttcgaaaagctcgaaatgttcgaaaaaagttcgaaatgtatatatatttattatataattatattatattaattaaatattaaggttcgcgaactattcgcgaactatcgaacaatataatttcggctcgagttcggctcgaaaaaaagttcgaacatgttcgaattcggctcgagttcgataagctcgaatacgaatcaaatatttatcgagcgaactcgtaaagctcacgaacagaTTCAGTTCGTTTGCATCCCTAATCTTGATACTCAAAGGTTAGTGCGAAAGTAGGTTTTGGAGAGTAAGATTCATTGGCCCGTATGTTTATCTCTTGTTGATGAGTTGCTTGAGATTTGTATGTTATCTTTGTATATATTTTATCGGAGATTCTAAAAAACGCGAAACATGACTAAGTGTCACAGTCAAGCTTCAAGTTTCACAATCTTAAGTGAGTTTAGAAAAAGCTTAAACGTGAAAAAAAAACGTTTTTCAtttttgtataattttaattatattaagttaattaatagaataaataacatataaacatataGATTTTAAGAATTAATACATATTTATTTTCAAGTTTTAAAAAACGTAAGTCTCAAAATAACGAATTATCTAGAGTACAATATTTGTTAGGTCAGGTTTCATCTCTTAGTCGCAGATAAAGGAAGTATAcgaagaatatttaattttgatgcATTTaaggttttttattattaaatatttgttatttaaaataaaatttaaaagttaaaaatatttaaaaaaataaaaatttaatataaatattattttttaaaaaaattatgtttttcgcgttttttatgttttttgcgCTTAGTATGGTCAACAAAAAATTTGACCGCTTTTTTTCATGCTTTTAGCTAGACGGACCTATTAGTGGGCTAGACTGGTACTAGTTATATATTATAAAGCCCGtatgttttttaattaatctattaaaaaatgtataatcataataagttcaagtttggctaagcttttttaaaacaacttataatatatatatatatatatatatatacgaaaataattaaaatttttatcataaatGTTAAAATTAACCATTTTATATGATAaatatgtaatatttttaaaataatcaataatatcttgatggtttagttttttttaattataataaaatgagaacaaaatattattttaaattatatatatttttatatataatattttatatttacccTACTCGCCTGCCCATTTCTTTGGTTCCACTATACGCTACAGATTACCCTTCTCCCCTACCCATTTCTTTGGCTCCACCGTAAGCAAAACATGCAATAGTAGAAAACACGGGTCTTCCTTCCAAAAACTCCACAATCATACAATTCAAACTCGATACCATGAATCAAGGTTTAATTTTTTTCTACCACTGTTGCAGTAGATGGATATCGAAAGAATAACCAAAACAAAATTCTAAACGATTCGAAGAAAATTCGTGCGCGGGAAGAGAAGATGGAAGTGTAGATTGCTGCTCTGGGAGAGAAGAGTGAAGGCTGCGTGGAGGCTGATTCGTGCATTGAAGTGAAAATTGTGGGAAGGGCACGAtggaaataataaaaaatatagaagGATAATAgtttaaaacaaaatattaaaataagattttttctaaaaaattagaGGTATatctactttttttttaaaacagcttataagctgtcaaacagcttattttgacagcttataaactatttttaaaaaaatttaccaaacagTTTTGGAGATCTTTTAAGCTCCAAAACAACTTTTAAACTGTTTGAAATAGTTTATAAACTTtcccaaacaccctcttaaGCTTAATCAAGCCTTTTAGACATTTACTTAGctcattaaaatttttatactaataataaaactcaatttagccaattatatatttaaaaatcataAGATATTCATTAACAATTTATATCACATTATGCTCTTATCCTTCAGatatttcaatatatataaacaataaaaGTCCTACACCCAAATATGTATCATAAGAAATAATATAAATCACTTGTTATTGTGACCTAATTTTGTTTTCGATTTCAAAACTCACTtttaaatttcacaaaatttttaatGATAAAATTTCTTAATCATTTGATTCTTTTCCGtttttcatcatttttaattggcattaaatttaaaatttaattttattatatttatgccTTGTAAtgaaaagaaattaaaaattttcattgAATAATTGCATAGATTGTTCGAAGTAGTCTAttatcattttaaaaaactatATGGATGTAATAAGAAAATATAACATTTGTTTTTCCGGTTATCAaaatcaacaataaaatatGTTCTTCGTTTACCTCCAAAAGAGTAAATTTTTTGGATGTGGAACGTAACTCTTGTTCGAtcgttttataatatttttttatatttttttaattatatattaattttattatataccttgatgtattaattttatatcaatattttttcttCTCAAAAATAagtttatgatttaaatttagttTAGCCCCCCCTCGTACGAATTCCTAGTTCGGTCCTGTTTTTATCCAAAGCGAATCTTTTTGTTCACGTTTCACGCTTAATCACGCTTAAACGACATTTTTCGCGCTTTTTTGAACATTTTTGAAAGGGTTGCTCCCGAAGGAGAccccattccacatgagtcagaggctcattggctcatgcggaggagggtaaatcgagggatgtgcacgaacGGCAGagacctgaaggagggagcacatggcccaatccccagagcataccccccacaatatttcagcagagaatatgctccacacaAGAATCGAACCCGCAACTCTGGAGAATTTCTTCCCACCTCACCTCtggccttaccaactcgcctatgcccctgtGGGCGCGCTTTTTTGAACATTGATGTTATCTTCGCACGCGTCTAATTATCACTATATATGACTTTAGATTAAGTAGGGTAAGACAAAATATTTGGTACCACAAAAGAAAATATGTAATTTTAGTCTTGCAAATTGACctattttgagttttagttGTGTAATttgtcaaaattttattttatctaataattGACATTTTTTTTCGTTTTGGTCATTTGTTTGACCGAAACCACCTATACTCTTTTACATGATTTAGGTTGTGTTTGACAAGGGTGATATCCCATGAATTATCATAAAATCATCTGTTAATCATTGGTTTggttcattatttatttattgcatAGGCCCTTGAATCTGACAGACGGCCTGCACCGTTCATGTTAATTCGTGTGATTGCAGATTCCTTCTCACTGAAgtgataatttttaatttttgtactgtAAACATGATAAGATGGTATATTGACCATAATACCCTTGAGCGGTCTCCTTCTACCTTTTCCTCCCTCTACCTCCTCCGATCAAATTTTCAGTCTTACCCTACCAATTTTCAAACTCATATCATCATTCATATGCCAAAACAATTTATTCTTTCTACACCCAATAATATAACTTGCATTCGGCTAAAATGCTCAAGGTTCAACTTTTCAACCCTACACTCCAAATTGTGAGCTCccaccaatttttttttcttcaaatttcatGGATATTACAGACTTCTTTATCCAAAATTGATTAATGCAAATGGGTTGCTTCTGCAATCAATTGTCCTTGTACCCAATCAAAGGTAGTCATTGCTTCGAGGCTTCTTCTGCGGGGTTGCCATAATATTTTCGAAGCTGATTCGTCGgttaaatttttgtttgaaaATTTTCGGTTGTGTGGTTTCGAGATTTTGTCGCCGATGGGGAATAGTGTTAGCGAGAGAGAGGAGGTAAGGTTTTGGATTTGGGTAACACAATGTTAGGGTTGGTAAAAAAATATCGGAACTAAATTGTAAAGcccaataaaacaaaattagaTTCAGATCTTTACCAATACTTAGAATTCGAATAAGGATTTTGTCAAAAATAGAAATGAAATTCTAAAATCTATCgtaaaagaataaaattaagAGGGGAAGAAGGAAGAAGATGGGGGAAGATAAGAGTGCAAAAATAGaacaaagaaaaatgaaaattagaAGTAGGGGTATTTTGGTCattatattaaaaaagataaaattagTCCATCATTTTAAAATCACATCAAACACCATATAATTtatcatattatattttttatcctTATATTTCACTTTTTAATCATCCTAATTATCTATCATTCATTTATCCCATCTCACGAACCAAGCGCAGCCTAATATGacaaaaataaaacacataTTGCACATTAAAAACTACCAATACAAAAATAACTATAATCGATAATTTTTTCTCATCTCAGTATTGGGGGGTCGTTTTGCTCTATTTTCTCttgttttttgtttatattttttttaatgtgtaTAATATATGCATTATTTTTGTCACATGCGCCAcgtaaaaaatattgatattaaataaatcatgtttGATCGATTTAATGGTTgtggacaaaaaaaaaaataaaaataccaagACAAAAGAAATTCAAGTTATAGGACGTAAACCGAACTTTGACAAATTATAAGACTAAAACCTAAAATGAACCAATTCACTggactaaaattacaatttttccTACAAAAATAACCCCCAATATTTGaagacaaatttttattttaaaaaaaaaagacaatttGATAGTTACATTTTCAAACACAATTTTAACACTAATCTAAGCTAGTATCTTAAATATGTcacataaaattattaaattaatgtgGGAATTTATCTTAAAAATTGGTATTTATTTTCACAGATACCAGttaaacataaaaattttaattctagCGAAGTTTGATTTTTCCAGGTACAAATTTATTATATGTcgaatttatttctaattttaatcattttatttatcagAAGTTATCAATCGCACTCGCACCACATGTGAGGCGTAAATCTATTTTcttgtttaaaatttaattatgcaAATTCTATTCTCTATGGAATGGTCCCTTCATTTATGCTGACGGCCAGCTATCAAATTAAACTTCGGAGCAAATCGACAATATTTTTTTCTCGGTTACGTTGATTATACTTACTGAAAGATAAATAGTTAAAAAATTTGTGTCGATAGTATTATAGGAtactttgaaaatttttaaggaactttgaatttatttattttttgatccAAAACTTTGAATACCTTTtgctagaaatttttttttaacaaaaacccTATCATCGattcttaatttaatataatcgATATAATTTCTCTCTTAATTCCGTTACACTTTTTGTCTCCTGGATAGAGGACTGTGCCAAACTGAATTTCTACCTCCGCCGCTTGTAACAAACGAATTCATTCGGAAATggttaattttgaatttaacgAATTCATTTGGAACAAAGCCTCAAAAAGTAAAAAGCAAAACAAAGAGAGGTTGGACTCGATTCCACTAAAAAACCAACCATTACTCCACGGTATGCCATCCGCCACGGCTCCGCCTATCCTCCTCCTGCTCCTCCTCACCGTCTCCTCCGCTCCGCCGCTCAGAGCAAATCCCTCCAACCTCAAGATCACATTCTTTAATGTTTTTGCTGCGTATTTCCAGTCTCGAGTTGCCGCCGCCGCTGTGGCCGGAGTAAACCCATTTACCCCGAAAGCCTACTTAATACGTTACTGGGAGAAACAGATATCCAACGACTTGCCGAAGCCATCGTTCTTGCTCGACAAGGCTTCGCCGCTCACCGCCGCCGATTACGCGGCCTTCTCCAGACTTGCAGATCAAAACTCGCTGTCCACTCTGCTTCCCGATTTCTGCTCAAAGGCCCATCTTTTGTGCTTCCCCGATTTAGCCCCCAGCCTGGCAAAACACTCCCAAGATGTGAACTTCGACACCTACAACTTCGACAACTTCACAAACTACGGCACCAAACGCCGCGGCGGAGTCGATTCTTTCACTCAATACGTGGTCGAGGACACCTTCCGCCGCTACAGCCGTGGATCCACCGATCATGACGACAAGTTCACCGTCTACGCCAATGACTCCAGTGTCATAGACGATAGATTCAACACCTACGGCGCCGCCGCAACACGCGGCAAAGGGGAATTTAACAACTACAACACTAAAACTAATGTGCCCGGTGCCCGGTTTACATCCTACTCCGACACCAGCAATGCCAGGAAACAAACGTTCATCCTATATTCCAATCAAGCCAATGCCGGAGATCAGAGTTTCACAAGCTACGGCAAAAGTGGAAACGATTCCGTCAACGAATTCAAGAGCTACGGGGAAGAATTAGCTAATGTAATAGGCTCCACTTTCACCAACTACGGCCAAAGCGGGAAAGCTCCCAAGGATACTTTCACTTCATATGGAAATCGCTCCAATGTCCCTCGGAATACTTTCGGCAATTATGGCGCCGAAAGCCAGACTCCAAATATTACTTTCACCACCTATGGGAGTAATGCAAATGTGCCTGAAAATAATTTCAAGAGATATGGCTCTGAAAGTAGTGAACCAATAGTAAGTTTCAAGAATTACAGGGAGAATGGCAATGTAGGAGACGACAATTTCCAATCGTACGCCAAGAAATCAAACGCTGGAAAGGTggatttccttaattatgcacaAAAATTCAATGAAGGAACTGATACATTCAATGGCTATGGCAAGAATGCTGCTAATCCAGTGACTGTCGGCTTCAAGATTTATGGAACCAACACCACTTTCAAAGATTATGAGAAAAAGGGTGTCACTTTCAGCAGCTACACTAATGGCAGCTCATCGACGGTGTCTTCTTTAACGGCCCACGGTAAAAAGGCGAACCCGTGGACGGTCGAGCCGGGGAAGTTCTTCCGAGAGGACATGTTGAAAAGTGGCACTATAATGCCTATGCCAGATATTCACGATAAAATGCCTAAAAGGTCGTTTTTGCCTCGGATGATAGTGTCCAAATTACCCTTTTCGACCTCGAAGTTAAAGGCTTTTCAATGCAAATGAGGACTCCGGTGTCGTGCACATGATGATCGAGTCGTTGAAAGATTGCGAGAGGGAGCCGAGCCCCGGCGAGGTCAAGCGATGCGTGGCGTCGATCGAAGATATGATCGACTTTGCCACGTTCGTGTTAGGACGGGACGTGACGGTCCGATCCACGGAGAGCATCCAAGGGTCCAAAGGTGATATAATGATCGGAGAAGTCGAAGGAATCAACGGCGGAAAAGTAACCAAATCGGTATCATGTCATCAAAGTCTTTACCCCTACATGATCTACTATTGCCATTCGGTTCCAAAAGTCCGAGTCTACCAAGCAGATATCCTCGACCCGAAATCCAGGGCTAAAATCAACCATGGTGTAGCCATTTGTCATTTGGATACTTCATCATGGAGCCCGGGTCATGGAGCATTCATTGCATTGGGATCCGGACCCGGTAAGATTGAGGTGTGTCATTGGATCTTTCAGAATGATATGACCTGGACGACGGCAGATTGAGATCCAACCCGATCCGATCCAAAAGGTCTTTTAAGTGAAACCAATTGTGCTGCCAAAAACGAGTGTGCTAGTGTGACCTTGTTGTTATATATTGAACTCAATAACGTCACAAATGTTAAGAACAATATTTATTTGatctaatatttttattaaaaaggaGGAGTTGAATTGTGTAATATTTATTTTGCCTTTATATCCATATTGTATTAATTGTGTTAAGTTTGTATAGTCCTCTTATCTTTTTCATTTATtgtgttaaataaataaattaaatatgtgtTGTAATTGTGTCCATTTCCCTTATATCCATATTATAATTTGGGATATATAATAGCCAAAATAGTCCtgtaagtttatttattttgtgatttGGTCCTGTAAGTATTCAATTTTAGGTTTTGATCATAAAAGTTTagttatattttggtttttagtcctttttcatTTAAGCAatgtttttaatttataatcgaACCGATTATCAAACCGATCTAACTTAAAAAAACGATCCAACTAGTTGAAATGTTTTAACCGGATGGTTGAAtcggaaaaccgtttatataatataatataattattaattaataatatatttcaaattataaaaacctaaaaaaattcatataaataaaaatatatatatttatcgtattttgaaaaataaatagctatataaatatattcataaaaattataaactctaatattaataaataatatttttaacgaagaaaaaatttcaagtaatcatgtatatatatataataaaatattaaattaaggttttaaaataaaaaactaatttttcaaaaaaaaaattgaaaaaccaATTTTTCGGTTCTTGACTAGTTTTACCGGTTCAATTGTTAAAACGGTTTTTGGAGTGTTTTAGATCAAATCAGTGACCGGTTCCAGATCGAACCGCTTAAACCGGTCGGTACAGTCCGGTTTTGAAAACAtaacatttaatttttgatGCCACAATAGACACATCATTATTTTTCAATACCACTCAAGAATTTTTAGTtgtcacgtcagcattttcTGCTGTCACGTCAACACTCTATGAAGAAAGGACTAAAaaccaattataacttaacttataggaccaaaacccaaaattaaatacttacaggACCAAACACAAAATGGGCAAACTTACAAGACCATTTTGACTATATTCCCTTATAATTGTGTTAAATTTGTGTTGTCCTCTTATAATTGTGTCCTTAGATTTATTGTCCATTTTCTGTGTATACATTTATAATTGTGTTAAATTTGTGTTGCCGTTTTATCTTTTTCATTTATTGtgttaaataaataacttaaattggtgttttatttatgttttttgtgTTAACTAATTAATTATATCCACATTATGATTTTTATGTCTTTAAA
Coding sequences within:
- the LOC140871819 gene encoding LOW QUALITY PROTEIN: polygalacturonase 1 beta-like protein 1 (The sequence of the model RefSeq protein was modified relative to this genomic sequence to represent the inferred CDS: inserted 2 bases in 1 codon), whose product is MPSATAPPILLLLLLTVSSAPPLRANPSNLKITFFNVFAAYFQSRVAAAAVAGVNPFTPKAYLIRYWEKQISNDLPKPSFLLDKASPLTAADYAAFSRLADQNSLSTLLPDFCSKAHLLCFPDLAPSLAKHSQDVNFDTYNFDNFTNYGTKRRGGVDSFTQYVVEDTFRRYSRGSTDHDDKFTVYANDSSVIDDRFNTYGAAATRGKGEFNNYNTKTNVPGARFTSYSDTSNARKQTFILYSNQANAGDQSFTSYGKSGNDSVNEFKSYGEELANVIGSTFTNYGQSGKAPKDTFTSYGNRSNVPRNTFGNYGAESQTPNITFTTYGSNANVPENNFKRYGSESSEPIVSFKNYRENGNVGDDNFQSYAKKSNAGKVDFLNYAQKFNEGTDTFNGYGKNAANPVTVGFKIYGTNTTFKDYEKKGVTFSSYTNGSSSTVSSLTAHGKKANPWTVEPGKFFREDMLKSGTIMPMPDIHDKMPKRSFLPRMIVSKLPFSTSKLXRLFNANEDSGVVHMMIESLKDCEREPSPGEVKRCVASIEDMIDFATFVLGRDVTVRSTESIQGSKGDIMIGEVEGINGGKVTKSVSCHQSLYPYMIYYCHSVPKVRVYQADILDPKSRAKINHGVAICHLDTSSWSPGHGAFIALGSGPGKIEVCHWIFQNDMTWTTAD